A stretch of Paracoccus sp. MA DNA encodes these proteins:
- a CDS encoding cytochrome P450, which translates to MKTFQTFDNPDGWASAAEAFRDDFAAGERIQIAPWGGYAILGHRELVSLARNPLADGMAPDPAAMAETPALLALLDRALFTKSGEVHRTERAALIAAFNTVPLAGITREAVRRALPSGPARIDLRTGLIALVVCRVWGEIIGLDATAALQMEDAVRDLAHVLSLSPDPAKAHLAEAAAGRVRDLSLAALEGGAPFSRNLRDRLGDGLAADLIAGMAFDAIESAALGLDAALRVAFAHRGQVTPTAQCANECLRLASSTPMTMRLATGRIALGDLVVEAGAVLSMVWAAGNHDPLAFSAPERFDPDREGARALMFGMGQHACLGHAIIRATLVQLLGVLETLTPETGTLPARWSPFAKDYLPALGIRFEG; encoded by the coding sequence ATGAAAACCTTCCAGACTTTCGACAATCCCGATGGCTGGGCTTCCGCCGCCGAGGCCTTCCGCGACGACTTCGCCGCCGGCGAGCGCATCCAGATCGCGCCATGGGGAGGCTATGCCATCCTGGGCCACCGGGAACTGGTCAGCCTCGCCCGCAATCCTCTGGCCGACGGCATGGCGCCCGATCCCGCCGCGATGGCGGAGACGCCCGCGCTGCTGGCGCTGCTCGACCGGGCGCTCTTCACCAAATCCGGCGAGGTCCATCGGACCGAGCGGGCCGCGCTGATCGCCGCCTTCAACACCGTGCCGCTGGCCGGCATCACCCGCGAAGCGGTGCGGCGGGCGCTGCCCTCCGGCCCGGCCAGAATCGACCTGAGGACCGGGCTGATCGCGCTGGTCGTGTGCCGGGTCTGGGGCGAGATCATCGGTCTTGACGCGACTGCGGCCCTGCAGATGGAGGATGCGGTGCGCGACCTGGCCCATGTCCTGTCCCTCTCGCCCGATCCGGCAAAGGCCCATCTGGCCGAAGCGGCGGCCGGCAGGGTGCGGGACCTGTCGCTGGCGGCGCTGGAGGGAGGGGCGCCCTTCTCGCGGAACCTGCGGGACCGGCTGGGCGACGGGCTGGCCGCCGACCTGATCGCCGGCATGGCCTTCGACGCGATCGAGTCCGCCGCCCTGGGCCTGGACGCCGCGCTGCGGGTGGCCTTCGCGCATCGGGGCCAGGTGACGCCGACGGCGCAATGCGCCAATGAATGCCTGCGCCTGGCCAGCTCCACCCCGATGACCATGCGGCTGGCGACGGGCAGGATTGCCCTGGGCGATCTGGTGGTGGAGGCCGGGGCCGTCCTGTCGATGGTCTGGGCGGCGGGCAATCACGACCCGCTGGCCTTCTCTGCGCCGGAACGGTTCGATCCCGATCGCGAGGGCGCGCGCGCGCTGATGTTCGGCATGGGCCAGCACGCCTGCCTGGGCCACGCGATCATCCGGGCGACCTTGGTGCA